From the genome of Azospira restricta, one region includes:
- a CDS encoding LysR family transcriptional regulator: protein MDKLKQMEAFVDAVEWGSFARAAQARGITPAMLGRHVDALEKRLGTRLLHRATRKLVLTEEGALFLEHCRKLFADLELAEELMAASRQSAIGDLRISAPAGFGRRHVAPHGPAFLAANPKVRLSFDLTDRVVELAREGYDLGIRIGAVLDPNLVAIRLAPNRRVVCASPAYLARHGVPRTLADLERHNCLAFNPQGGQHGGWSFQQDGKPVTLRVRGNPDCNDGEMLHRWACEGLGLAWRSTWEIQAELARGELVTVLDDYALPDYDIRAVYPQQRHIPAKVRFFVEHLRRIYADPAYWTAGTARAG, encoded by the coding sequence ATGGACAAGCTGAAGCAGATGGAAGCCTTCGTCGACGCGGTCGAATGGGGCAGCTTCGCCAGGGCCGCGCAGGCCCGCGGCATCACACCGGCGATGCTCGGCCGCCACGTCGACGCGCTGGAGAAACGGCTGGGCACGCGCCTCCTGCACCGCGCGACGCGCAAGCTCGTACTGACCGAGGAAGGCGCGCTGTTCCTCGAACACTGCCGCAAGCTCTTCGCCGACCTCGAACTGGCCGAGGAGCTGATGGCCGCCTCGCGCCAGTCGGCGATCGGCGACCTGCGCATCTCGGCACCGGCCGGCTTCGGCCGCCGCCACGTGGCGCCGCACGGCCCGGCCTTCCTCGCCGCCAACCCGAAGGTGCGGCTATCCTTCGACCTCACCGACCGCGTCGTCGAACTCGCGCGCGAGGGCTACGACCTCGGCATCCGCATTGGCGCCGTGCTCGACCCGAACCTGGTGGCGATCCGGCTGGCGCCGAACCGGCGCGTCGTCTGCGCGTCGCCGGCCTACCTCGCGCGCCACGGCGTACCGCGCACGCTGGCCGACCTCGAGCGCCACAACTGCCTCGCCTTCAACCCGCAGGGCGGCCAGCACGGCGGCTGGAGCTTCCAGCAGGACGGCAAGCCGGTGACGCTGCGCGTGCGCGGCAACCCCGACTGCAACGACGGCGAGATGCTGCACCGCTGGGCCTGCGAGGGGCTGGGACTGGCCTGGCGCTCGACCTGGGAGATCCAGGCCGAGCTCGCGCGCGGCGAGCTGGTGACCGTGCTCGACGACTACGCGCTGCCCGACTACGACATTCGCGCCGTCTATCCGCAGCAGCGCCACATCCCGGCCAAGGTGCGCTTCTTCGTCGAGCACCTGCGCCGGATCTACGCCGACCCCGCCTACTGGACGGCCGGGACCGCGCGCGCCGGCTGA
- a CDS encoding GlcG/HbpS family heme-binding protein, with product MKTREMLTLDDVKKVAAAAEAEAQRNGWAVSIAVCDDGGHLLWLQRLDGAPPMSSEVAPGKAKAAAIARKPSKVLEDMVNGGRTAALAMPLLPLEGGELIVVNGNVIGAVGVSGVKAAEDAQVARAGTAALDAAAARRAA from the coding sequence ATGAAGACGCGTGAAATGCTCACCCTCGATGACGTGAAGAAGGTCGCCGCGGCCGCCGAGGCCGAGGCGCAGCGCAACGGCTGGGCGGTCAGCATCGCGGTCTGCGACGATGGCGGCCACCTGCTGTGGCTGCAGCGCCTCGACGGCGCGCCACCGATGAGCAGCGAAGTGGCGCCGGGCAAGGCGAAGGCCGCCGCGATCGCGCGCAAGCCGTCGAAGGTGCTCGAGGACATGGTCAATGGCGGCCGCACCGCCGCGCTGGCGATGCCGCTGCTGCCGCTGGAAGGCGGCGAACTGATCGTCGTGAACGGCAACGTGATCGGTGCCGTCGGCGTTTCCGGCGTCAAGGCCGCCGAGGACGCGCAGGTCGCCCGCGCCGGCACCGCCGCGCTGGACGCCGCTGCCGCCCGACGCGCCGCCTGA
- a CDS encoding zinc ribbon domain-containing protein YjdM, with translation MSATPPCPQCTLGNTYPDGANYVCADCGFEWPQTEAAAADDGARVVRDANGTVLQDGDAVVLIKGLKVKGSSTVLKQGTKVKSIRLVGEGDHEVDCRMDGGSFMLKACFLKKA, from the coding sequence ATGTCCGCCACCCCGCCCTGCCCGCAATGCACGCTGGGAAACACCTATCCCGACGGCGCCAACTACGTCTGTGCCGATTGCGGCTTCGAGTGGCCGCAAACTGAAGCCGCCGCCGCGGATGACGGTGCGCGCGTCGTCCGCGACGCCAACGGCACCGTGCTGCAGGACGGCGACGCGGTCGTGCTGATCAAGGGCCTGAAGGTGAAGGGCTCGTCGACCGTGCTCAAGCAGGGCACCAAGGTGAAGAGCATCCGCCTCGTCGGCGAGGGCGACCACGAGGTCGACTGCCGCATGGACGGCGGCAGCTTCATGCTCAAGGCCTGCTTCCTGAAGAAGGCCTGA
- a CDS encoding TfoX/Sxy family protein: MSRQGQTLPELVAHANELFAPLGHIRAKAMFGGWGFYCDELFFAIVVDETLYLKADADSAERFRTAGGEPFSYALRDGSVQTMNYWTVPEEALETPAGMRPWAQLALAAAVRARKPKKAKR, translated from the coding sequence ATGTCCCGCCAAGGCCAAACGCTGCCCGAACTCGTTGCGCACGCGAACGAGCTGTTCGCGCCGCTCGGCCACATCCGCGCAAAGGCGATGTTCGGCGGCTGGGGCTTCTACTGCGACGAGCTGTTCTTCGCCATCGTCGTCGACGAGACGCTGTACCTGAAGGCGGATGCCGACAGCGCCGAGCGCTTCCGTACCGCCGGCGGCGAGCCCTTCAGCTACGCGCTGCGCGATGGCAGCGTGCAGACGATGAATTACTGGACGGTTCCCGAGGAGGCGCTGGAAACGCCGGCCGGCATGCGGCCGTGGGCGCAGCTGGCGCTCGCCGCCGCGGTGCGTGCGCGCAAGCCGAAGAAGGCGAAGCGATGA
- a CDS encoding RNA methyltransferase has protein sequence MQIAALRQRLRELGAKPAHEARVLRAWLAGQPLTAGPRQAEDVLPLAVRDALPALAAELDALARVRSQHPGADGSARLLVELADRQMVESVLLLKDGLCVSTQVGCAVGCRFCMTGRDGLLRQLGSAEIVAQVVLARRQRPVKKVVFMGMGEPAHNLDNVFAAIDLLGREGGIGHKNLVLSTVGDRRVFDKLESLAAGDVRPALALSLHTTDPELRAQLLPRAPQIGIDELVERAEAWARASGYPIQYQWTLLAGVNDNAAEIDGIVRLLKGKYAVMNLIPYNENEGLGYRRPDRERAGEMLRTLHRRGILTKLRTSAGQDVDGGCGQLRARATVTPAEIKRQRRASAPTSG, from the coding sequence ATGCAGATAGCCGCTCTCCGCCAACGCCTGCGCGAGCTCGGCGCCAAGCCGGCGCACGAGGCGCGCGTGCTGCGCGCCTGGCTCGCCGGCCAGCCGCTGACCGCCGGCCCACGCCAGGCCGAGGACGTGCTGCCGCTCGCCGTACGCGACGCGCTGCCGGCGCTCGCCGCCGAGCTCGACGCGCTCGCCCGCGTGCGCTCGCAGCACCCCGGCGCCGACGGCTCGGCGCGGCTGCTGGTCGAGCTCGCCGACCGGCAGATGGTCGAGAGCGTGCTGCTGCTGAAGGACGGCCTGTGCGTGTCGACGCAGGTCGGCTGCGCGGTCGGCTGCCGCTTCTGCATGACCGGCCGCGACGGCCTGCTGCGCCAGCTCGGCAGCGCCGAGATCGTCGCCCAGGTGGTGCTCGCCCGGCGGCAGCGGCCGGTGAAGAAGGTCGTCTTCATGGGCATGGGCGAGCCGGCGCACAACCTCGACAACGTCTTCGCGGCGATCGACCTGCTCGGCCGCGAGGGCGGCATCGGCCACAAGAACCTGGTCTTGTCGACGGTCGGCGACCGGCGCGTGTTCGACAAGCTGGAATCGCTGGCGGCCGGCGACGTCCGCCCGGCGCTGGCGCTCTCCTTGCACACCACCGACCCCGAGCTGCGCGCACAGCTGCTGCCGCGCGCGCCGCAGATCGGCATCGACGAGCTGGTCGAGCGCGCCGAGGCCTGGGCGCGCGCCAGCGGCTACCCGATCCAGTACCAGTGGACGCTGCTCGCCGGCGTGAACGACAACGCCGCCGAAATCGACGGCATCGTCCGCCTGCTCAAGGGCAAGTACGCGGTGATGAACCTGATCCCGTACAACGAGAACGAGGGGCTGGGCTACCGCCGCCCGGACCGCGAGCGCGCCGGCGAGATGCTGCGCACGCTGCACCGCCGCGGCATCCTGACCAAGCTGCGCACCTCCGCTGGCCAGGACGTCGACGGCGGCTGCGGGCAGCTGCGCGCGCGGGCGACGGTGACGCCGGCCGAGATCAAGCGGCAGCGGCGGGCTTCGGCGCCGACTTCCGGCTGA
- a CDS encoding YebC/PmpR family DNA-binding transcriptional regulator → MAGHSKWANIQHRKGRQDEKRGAAFSKIAKEITVAAKMGGGDPAFNPRLRLAIDKGKAVNMPKDKIDNAIKKGTGELEGVDYVEVRYEGYGIGGAAVMVDCLTDNKTRTVADVRHAFNKYGGNMGTDGCVAFQFKHCGQMLFAPGTDEATLMDAAIEAGAEDVLTNDDGSIEVITAPGDFLAVKEALEAAGFTPEFGQVTMKAENETELSGDDGVRMQKLLDALEALDDVQEVYTSVVIEE, encoded by the coding sequence ATGGCCGGTCACTCCAAATGGGCCAACATCCAGCACCGCAAGGGACGCCAGGACGAGAAGCGCGGCGCCGCGTTCTCCAAGATCGCCAAGGAAATCACCGTCGCCGCCAAGATGGGCGGCGGCGACCCCGCGTTCAATCCGCGCCTGCGCCTGGCGATCGACAAGGGCAAGGCGGTCAACATGCCCAAGGACAAGATCGACAACGCGATCAAGAAGGGTACTGGCGAGTTGGAAGGCGTCGATTACGTCGAGGTCCGCTACGAGGGCTACGGCATCGGCGGCGCCGCGGTGATGGTCGACTGCCTCACCGACAACAAGACGCGCACCGTCGCCGACGTCCGCCACGCCTTCAACAAGTACGGCGGCAACATGGGCACCGACGGCTGCGTCGCCTTCCAGTTCAAGCACTGCGGCCAGATGCTGTTCGCCCCGGGCACCGACGAGGCGACGCTGATGGACGCGGCGATCGAGGCCGGCGCCGAGGACGTGCTGACCAACGACGACGGCTCGATCGAGGTGATCACCGCCCCCGGCGACTTCCTCGCCGTGAAGGAGGCGCTCGAAGCTGCCGGCTTCACGCCGGAGTTCGGCCAGGTGACGATGAAGGCCGAGAACGAGACCGAACTTTCCGGCGACGACGGCGTCAGGATGCAGAAGCTGCTCGATGCGCTGGAAGCGCTCGACGACGTGCAGGAGGTCTATACCAGCGTCGTCATCGAGGAGTAA
- a CDS encoding DMT family transporter — MLLKFAPFLFVFLWSTGFIGAKYGLPHADALSFLLVRYLLVIGLMGALALATRAPWPGDARRWFHIGASGVLVHAFYLGGVFVAIQHGLPAGITALVVGMQPLLTAFGAGMFLGEKVTPRQWGGLALGLVGVFLVLSGRIAADAPLGAMLVPALVALLAITAGTLYQKKFCPSFDLRTGSVIQFLPTAALTALAIALFGEFRIEWTPPFVFALGWLVLVLSLGAISLLNLLIRSGSAVNVASLFYLTPPTTAVIAWALFGETLSGVALAGMALAVAGVWLARKA; from the coding sequence ATGCTGCTGAAATTCGCCCCCTTCCTCTTCGTCTTCCTGTGGAGCACCGGCTTCATCGGCGCCAAGTACGGGCTGCCGCACGCCGATGCGCTGTCCTTCCTGCTCGTCCGCTACCTGCTGGTGATCGGGCTGATGGGCGCGCTGGCGCTGGCGACGCGGGCACCGTGGCCGGGCGATGCGCGGCGCTGGTTCCACATCGGCGCCTCCGGCGTGCTGGTGCACGCCTTCTACCTCGGCGGCGTCTTCGTCGCGATCCAGCATGGCCTGCCGGCCGGCATCACCGCGCTGGTGGTCGGCATGCAGCCGCTCCTGACCGCTTTCGGTGCCGGGATGTTCCTCGGCGAGAAGGTGACGCCGCGGCAGTGGGGCGGCCTGGCGCTCGGCCTCGTCGGCGTCTTCCTGGTGCTCTCCGGCCGGATCGCCGCCGATGCGCCGCTCGGCGCGATGCTGGTTCCGGCGCTGGTCGCGCTCTTGGCGATCACCGCCGGCACGCTCTACCAGAAGAAGTTCTGCCCGAGCTTCGACCTCAGGACCGGCTCGGTGATCCAGTTCCTGCCGACGGCGGCGCTGACCGCGCTGGCGATCGCGCTGTTCGGCGAGTTCCGCATCGAGTGGACGCCGCCGTTCGTGTTCGCGCTCGGCTGGCTGGTGCTGGTGCTCTCGCTCGGCGCGATCAGCCTCCTGAATCTGCTGATCCGCTCCGGCAGCGCGGTGAACGTCGCCAGCCTGTTCTACCTGACGCCGCCGACGACGGCGGTGATCGCCTGGGCGCTGTTCGGCGAGACGCTGTCCGGTGTCGCGCTCGCCGGCATGGCGCTGGCGGTCGCCGGCGTCTGGCTGGCAAGGAAGGCCTGA
- a CDS encoding DMT family transporter, whose translation MPWKRWSAERLGIALAVLAAFGFSFKAIFVKLAYAAAPVEAVTLLSLRMVFALPAFLWIGFAASRSAPPLTRRDWGMLVALGLLGYYGSSMLDFLGLQYISAGLERLILFTYPTLTVLIGVLFMGQALERRQVGALVLSYAGIALAFAHDLQVAGDMRTVLIGAGFVFGSALTYAMYSAGAEPAIRRLGSARFAALAMLVSTAATQVHFFIAQPLSALVQPLPVYAYGAAMALFSTVLPVLWQSAAIRRIGSARAVLIGALGPVLTIFFGWWLLAEPISAAQLAGAGLVLAGVLLVSRKSAPKPAAAA comes from the coding sequence ATGCCCTGGAAACGCTGGTCCGCCGAACGCCTCGGCATCGCCCTCGCCGTGCTCGCCGCCTTCGGCTTCTCGTTCAAGGCGATCTTCGTCAAGCTCGCCTACGCCGCGGCGCCGGTCGAGGCGGTGACGCTGCTCTCCTTGCGCATGGTCTTCGCGCTGCCGGCCTTCCTGTGGATCGGCTTTGCCGCCAGCCGCTCGGCGCCGCCGCTGACCCGTCGCGACTGGGGCATGCTGGTCGCGCTCGGCCTCCTCGGCTACTACGGCTCGAGCATGCTCGACTTCCTCGGCCTGCAGTACATCTCGGCCGGCCTCGAACGGCTGATCCTGTTCACCTACCCGACGCTGACGGTGCTGATCGGCGTGCTGTTCATGGGCCAGGCGCTGGAACGGCGCCAGGTCGGCGCGCTCGTGCTGTCCTACGCCGGCATCGCGCTGGCCTTCGCGCACGACCTGCAGGTCGCCGGCGACATGCGCACGGTGCTGATCGGCGCCGGCTTCGTCTTCGGTTCGGCGCTCACTTACGCGATGTACAGTGCCGGCGCCGAACCGGCGATCCGCCGCCTCGGTTCGGCGCGTTTCGCGGCGCTGGCGATGCTGGTGTCGACGGCGGCGACGCAGGTGCATTTCTTCATCGCGCAGCCGCTGTCGGCGCTGGTGCAGCCGCTGCCGGTCTATGCCTACGGCGCGGCGATGGCGCTGTTCTCGACGGTGCTGCCGGTGCTCTGGCAGTCGGCGGCGATCCGCCGCATCGGCTCGGCGCGGGCGGTGCTGATCGGCGCGCTCGGTCCGGTGCTGACCATCTTCTTCGGCTGGTGGCTCTTGGCCGAGCCGATCTCGGCGGCGCAGCTGGCCGGCGCCGGGCTGGTGCTGGCCGGCGTGCTGCTGGTCAGCCGGAAGTCGGCGCCGAAGCCCGCCGCTGCCGCTTGA
- a CDS encoding helicase HerA-like domain-containing protein — MLPPLVVARHAGTDLALLPALANRHGLITGATGTGKTITLQVLAERFSSIGVPVFMADVKGDLSGIGAAGSESPKLAERLKMLGVADWAPAKFPVAFWDVYGAAGHPVRATISDMGPILLARLLNLNDTQAGVLQLVFKIADDQGLLLLDLKDLRAMVQHVGENAKTFTTEYGNVSAASIGAIQRALLTLGEQGGEAFFGEPMLDINDLMQTVDGKGVINVLAADRLMASPRLYSTFLLWLLAELFEQLPEVGDVEKPKLVFFFDEAHLLFNEAPPALLEKIEQVVRLIRSKGVGVYFVSQNPLDIPDKVLGQLGNRVQHALRAFTPRDQKAVKTAAETLRANPAFDAAAVITELGVGEALVSCLDEKGRPQVVERAFILPPASRIGPLSADERQAAIKASLVYGVYEKAEDRESAYEKLKERTEAAQAAAAEEAAQAVAPSGGGLLDGLGSIFGGGKPAGRSPARAREGVLEAAAKSAARAIGSQVGREIIRGVLGSILGGGGRRR; from the coding sequence ATGCTCCCCCCGCTCGTCGTCGCCCGCCACGCCGGTACCGATCTCGCGCTGCTGCCGGCGCTCGCCAACCGCCACGGCCTGATCACCGGCGCCACCGGCACCGGCAAGACGATCACGCTGCAGGTGCTCGCCGAACGCTTCTCTTCCATCGGCGTGCCGGTGTTCATGGCCGACGTGAAGGGCGACCTGTCCGGCATCGGCGCTGCCGGCAGCGAGTCGCCGAAGCTCGCCGAGCGGCTGAAGATGCTCGGCGTCGCCGACTGGGCGCCGGCGAAGTTTCCGGTGGCGTTCTGGGACGTCTATGGCGCGGCCGGCCACCCGGTGCGGGCGACGATCTCGGACATGGGGCCGATCCTGCTGGCGCGGCTCCTGAACCTCAACGACACGCAGGCCGGCGTGCTGCAGCTGGTGTTCAAGATCGCCGACGACCAGGGCCTCTTGCTGCTCGACCTGAAGGACCTGCGGGCGATGGTGCAGCACGTCGGCGAGAACGCGAAGACCTTCACCACCGAATACGGCAACGTCTCGGCGGCCTCGATCGGCGCCATCCAGCGCGCGCTGCTGACGCTCGGCGAGCAGGGCGGCGAGGCCTTCTTCGGCGAGCCGATGCTCGACATCAATGACCTGATGCAGACCGTCGACGGCAAGGGCGTCATCAACGTGCTCGCCGCCGACCGGCTGATGGCCAGCCCGCGCCTCTATTCGACCTTCCTGCTCTGGCTGCTGGCCGAGCTGTTCGAGCAGCTGCCGGAAGTCGGCGACGTGGAGAAGCCGAAGCTGGTCTTCTTCTTCGACGAGGCGCACCTCTTGTTCAACGAGGCGCCGCCGGCGCTGCTCGAGAAGATCGAGCAGGTGGTGCGGCTGATCCGTTCGAAGGGCGTCGGCGTCTATTTCGTCTCGCAGAACCCGCTCGACATCCCGGACAAGGTTCTCGGCCAGCTCGGCAACCGCGTCCAGCATGCGCTGCGCGCGTTCACGCCGCGCGACCAGAAGGCGGTGAAGACGGCCGCCGAGACGCTGCGCGCCAACCCGGCCTTCGACGCGGCGGCGGTCATCACCGAGCTCGGCGTCGGCGAGGCGCTGGTCTCCTGCCTCGACGAGAAGGGGCGACCGCAGGTCGTCGAGCGCGCCTTCATCCTGCCGCCGGCTTCGCGCATCGGGCCGCTGTCGGCCGACGAGCGACAGGCGGCGATCAAGGCCTCGCTGGTCTACGGCGTCTATGAAAAGGCCGAGGACCGCGAGTCGGCCTACGAGAAGCTGAAGGAGCGTACCGAGGCGGCGCAGGCGGCCGCGGCCGAGGAAGCTGCGCAAGCCGTTGCGCCGTCCGGCGGTGGCTTGCTCGACGGCCTCGGCAGCATCTTCGGCGGCGGCAAGCCGGCCGGCCGCTCGCCGGCGCGTGCTCGCGAGGGCGTCCTCGAAGCGGCGGCGAAGAGCGCCGCCCGTGCGATCGGCTCGCAGGTCGGCCGCGAGATCATCCGCGGTGTGCTCGGCTCGATCCTTGGCGGCGGCGGCCGCCGCCGCTGA
- a CDS encoding LysR family transcriptional regulator, giving the protein MRYNLTDLRLFVAVAEAHNLTRGAERVHLAPSSASHRLQQLEGALGTPLFVRRARGVALTRAGEALLRHARQVFAQLEQMHADLAPFAAGVRGHVVLWANTHATHSFLPDDLAAFLRANPQVGVTLEEHTSPEIVMAVARGEVEVGVVAERVEGAEVELIPYRADRLVLIVPAAHALAAKASTRFADVLDHPFVMLHAGSAIHTFTMNAAAALGRHLDVRIQVRSFEAVCRMVGAGVGLGLVPKSAVSTGGLREPPTVVELDEPWAQRDLQVCVRRRTALSGFAAALVDSLVRRPE; this is encoded by the coding sequence ATGCGCTACAACCTGACCGATCTCCGCCTCTTCGTCGCCGTCGCCGAGGCGCACAACCTGACCCGCGGCGCCGAGCGCGTACACCTCGCGCCGTCGTCGGCCAGCCACCGCCTGCAGCAGCTCGAAGGCGCGCTCGGCACGCCGCTGTTCGTGCGCCGCGCCCGCGGCGTCGCGCTGACCCGCGCCGGCGAGGCGCTGCTGCGCCATGCGCGGCAGGTGTTCGCTCAGCTCGAACAGATGCACGCCGACCTCGCCCCGTTCGCCGCCGGCGTGCGCGGCCACGTCGTGCTGTGGGCCAACACGCACGCGACGCACAGTTTCCTGCCCGACGACCTCGCCGCCTTTCTGCGCGCCAACCCGCAGGTCGGCGTCACGCTCGAGGAGCACACCAGCCCGGAGATCGTGATGGCGGTGGCCCGCGGCGAGGTCGAGGTCGGCGTCGTCGCCGAGCGCGTCGAAGGGGCCGAGGTCGAGCTGATCCCCTACCGCGCCGACCGCCTGGTGCTGATCGTCCCTGCCGCCCACGCACTGGCGGCAAAAGCGAGCACCCGCTTCGCCGACGTCCTCGACCACCCCTTCGTGATGCTGCACGCCGGCTCGGCGATCCACACCTTCACGATGAACGCCGCCGCCGCGCTCGGCCGCCACCTCGACGTGCGCATCCAGGTCAGGAGCTTCGAGGCGGTCTGCCGCATGGTCGGTGCCGGCGTCGGGCTGGGGCTGGTGCCGAAGAGCGCGGTCAGCACCGGCGGCCTGCGCGAGCCGCCGACGGTGGTCGAGCTCGACGAACCCTGGGCGCAGCGCGACCTGCAGGTCTGCGTGCGCCGACGGACGGCGCTGTCGGGCTTCGCCGCGGCGCTGGTCGACAGCCTCGTGCGACGCCCGGAATAA
- a CDS encoding methyltransferase, which translates to MSELPTLHWDEHGATESAHWRSEAGVAPPKRVVIADDQTKADEAYKLACAGTALLWRGDFQNARQLLQALGRRAERKPKKAANLTEAFHQHRMAQAQRARTLGLLLVPLQGDYRIPLRRAPDVVTACTEAWGAPDGQPSVVSLRELQGLIGAHEWRKKGVPVPALGTTAGDRIHPHYGVFSPVRGEYVDLVGAAPLPSTELAFDIGTGTGVLAALLARRGLRRVVATDRDPRALACARENIDRLGLAAQVEIVDADLFPAGRAPLIVCNPPWLPGKIAAPIEGAVYDPDSRMLKGFLAGLKEHLAPGGEGWLILSDLAEHLGLRQRGEVLRLIEAAGLRLIQRHDTRPTHKKAADPNDPLHLARVAEKTSLWRLAAA; encoded by the coding sequence ATGAGCGAGCTGCCGACCCTGCACTGGGACGAGCACGGCGCGACAGAGTCCGCGCACTGGCGCTCCGAAGCCGGCGTCGCGCCACCGAAACGCGTCGTCATCGCCGACGACCAGACCAAGGCCGACGAGGCGTACAAGCTCGCCTGCGCAGGCACGGCGCTGCTCTGGCGTGGCGACTTCCAGAACGCGCGCCAGCTGCTGCAGGCGCTGGGCCGCCGCGCCGAGAGGAAGCCAAAGAAGGCGGCGAACCTGACCGAGGCCTTCCACCAGCACCGCATGGCGCAGGCGCAGCGCGCGCGTACGCTGGGCCTGCTGCTGGTGCCGCTGCAAGGCGACTACCGCATCCCGCTGCGCCGCGCGCCGGATGTCGTCACCGCCTGCACGGAGGCCTGGGGGGCGCCGGACGGCCAGCCGTCGGTGGTCTCGCTGCGCGAGCTGCAGGGCCTGATCGGCGCGCACGAATGGCGCAAGAAGGGCGTGCCCGTGCCGGCATTGGGAACAACGGCGGGCGACCGCATCCATCCGCACTACGGCGTCTTCTCGCCGGTGCGCGGCGAATACGTCGACCTGGTCGGCGCCGCGCCGCTGCCGTCCACTGAACTCGCCTTCGACATCGGCACCGGCACCGGCGTGCTCGCCGCGCTGCTCGCCCGCCGCGGCCTCCGGCGCGTGGTCGCCACCGACCGCGATCCGCGCGCGCTCGCCTGCGCGCGCGAGAACATCGACCGCCTCGGCCTCGCCGCGCAGGTCGAGATCGTCGACGCCGACCTCTTCCCCGCGGGACGCGCGCCGCTGATCGTCTGCAACCCGCCCTGGCTGCCGGGCAAGATCGCGGCGCCGATCGAGGGCGCCGTCTACGATCCGGACAGCCGCATGCTGAAGGGCTTCCTCGCCGGGCTGAAGGAGCATCTCGCGCCCGGCGGCGAAGGCTGGCTGATCCTCTCCGACCTCGCCGAGCACCTCGGCCTCAGGCAGCGCGGCGAGGTGCTGCGGCTGATCGAGGCCGCCGGCCTGCGCCTGATCCAGCGTCATGACACCCGGCCGACGCACAAGAAGGCCGCCGACCCGAACGACCCGCTGCACCTCGCGCGCGTCGCCGAGAAGACCTCGCTATGGCGGCTCGCGGCCGCCTGA
- a CDS encoding phage holin family protein, with translation MRLLLLWLLHAAALLAVAYLLPGIHVDSFGSALIAAVILGLVNAVIRPLLVLLTLPATLLTLGLFLFVINGLLFWFVGSILAGFRVDGFVAGVVGAIAYSLISWALTALLASANKN, from the coding sequence ATGCGCCTGCTCCTGCTCTGGCTGCTGCACGCCGCCGCACTGCTGGCCGTGGCCTACCTGCTGCCCGGCATCCACGTCGATTCGTTCGGATCGGCATTGATCGCGGCCGTCATCCTCGGCCTGGTCAATGCCGTGATCCGGCCGCTCCTCGTGCTGCTGACGCTGCCGGCGACGCTGCTGACGCTGGGTCTCTTCCTGTTCGTCATCAACGGCCTGCTGTTCTGGTTCGTCGGCTCGATCCTCGCCGGCTTCCGCGTCGACGGCTTCGTCGCCGGCGTCGTCGGCGCGATCGCCTACAGCCTCATCAGCTGGGCGCTGACCGCACTGCTCGCCAGCGCCAACAAAAACTGA
- the metF gene encoding methylenetetrahydrofolate reductase [NAD(P)H], producing MAHANLSIEFFPPQTPEGVDKLRATRAKLAELKPEFFSVTYGAGGSTRERTFAIVREIAGEGLSAAPHLSCIGSTRESIRAILDEYRAADIRRIVALRGDLPSGMADAGEFRYANELVEFIRAETGDHFTIEVAAYPEWHPQARSPEDDLAAFVKKVRAGADSAITQYFYNADAYFHFVDAVRAKGVDIPIVPGIMPIAGFSKLARFSDACGAEIPRWMRKKFEGFGDDAESIKAFGLDVVTELCAKLLKGGAPGLHFYCMNQAALTTEICKRLQIA from the coding sequence ATGGCCCACGCCAACCTCTCCATCGAATTCTTCCCGCCGCAGACCCCCGAGGGCGTAGACAAGCTGCGCGCGACGCGCGCGAAGCTCGCCGAGCTGAAGCCCGAGTTCTTCTCGGTCACCTACGGCGCCGGCGGCTCGACCCGCGAGCGCACCTTCGCCATCGTCCGCGAGATCGCCGGCGAAGGTCTCTCGGCGGCGCCGCACCTGTCGTGCATCGGTTCGACGCGCGAGAGCATCCGCGCCATCCTCGACGAGTACCGGGCCGCCGACATCCGCCGCATCGTCGCGCTGCGCGGCGACCTGCCGTCGGGCATGGCCGACGCCGGCGAGTTCCGCTACGCCAACGAACTGGTCGAGTTCATCCGCGCCGAGACCGGCGACCACTTCACGATCGAGGTCGCCGCCTATCCCGAATGGCACCCGCAGGCGCGCTCGCCGGAGGACGACCTGGCCGCCTTCGTGAAGAAGGTGCGGGCCGGCGCCGACTCGGCGATCACGCAGTACTTCTACAACGCCGACGCCTACTTCCACTTCGTCGACGCGGTGCGCGCGAAGGGCGTCGACATCCCGATCGTCCCCGGCATCATGCCGATCGCCGGCTTCTCCAAGCTCGCCCGCTTCTCGGATGCCTGCGGCGCCGAGATCCCGCGCTGGATGCGCAAGAAGTTCGAGGGCTTCGGCGACGACGCCGAGTCGATCAAGGCCTTCGGGCTGGACGTCGTCACCGAGCTGTGCGCGAAGCTGCTCAAGGGCGGCGCGCCCGGCCTGCACTTCTACTGCATGAACCAGGCGGCGCTGACCACCGAGATCTGCAAGCGCCTGCAGATCGCCTAG